A region from the Hydra vulgaris chromosome 08, alternate assembly HydraT2T_AEP genome encodes:
- the LOC136084025 gene encoding uncharacterized protein LOC136084025 isoform X1, translated as MIDQMDQINMVIHHVFLTRQLPQTSECSSLSGTLVRFTFDHLPTINAPMMGLKHVRYTMEKWKNTQSVIVDDKQISEALNALQPGETFAIFARAHNSVITIKRYEDDLNDALMSVFRVSSNNEKVMSEGDLFQTFPERAVRVPFNRFLFKAFSVQVAILCNETFEKKIQIKRKDRDNFDTLNVVEPIFVISWLLGAMSGTMQGVKNCICVHKVIRDDVFYAGELETPWRRSGEWFAIKCVLQLMLETELGSVEGNVVYKSMMIYIMISFLDNLPYTFDDNDIIMQILSKVSRRMAKLNNRIWGENSYSVIDDKVLSKKTSQWIEVVFKKAHNVLQRKRKEADKRWSEHINICSKLLPNSNIYQARDHISHKLNEEAIFRIKQAFQKTKELSLHVSIPKCKNRWNDFTTLFDINLLVSVAQNNQCEEILWDFEMWVKNSLWKNCKLNYLQFFEYSVQIFDLICKYFEISLKFYENDPVGSSRMILTIFLIIAVLDSTAIMEWPLLSEYHSSFDENYFDSLLIPHYEDIKYLQAVRIYFITRNMQSKYPCILSNYNVNSIGFRIANENQEMQLKKKEILLYAHQQREQKKKEFEVEKSRYDRLTQEYDRATHDKNEKGKCMKQCSKCNINTKINSIRVLVYEDPIPEDCILKQNAIVFELSIPLRIRCLRDTLFIVHKELSKNQFNGINIKYLWKSHPQLNKWVSSECQKSIVSIGSLTNAICPYANSSLENNYVQNFLRPCGLTINLFMQYRKKKIQYQIKRNQLKQKFFTMKAWNNPYELNATWITGTTHTENEVLSCQINCPLNLRLDEFKVFGSLRAGHRLQLRKILRALEMRSLSFESSSVFALIAQALWQAGPAIKENVDDPVLFFESHADLRNDEFCSVLIECLSKYLENISKNWKKHSQLQVVIILALRIFSLSSEKVRIKATILLMRCRCIAQTWATQIETLLSSMIRSSLSEIYEVRLKLIDVAAFAALTFDVDDYHDFVISKETLISWLYAVARIHDNILLSSDSPDIERRNLLRRVRFAGLRMVTIAVKILALHGNKIFSEFLSFKWPDFSKGICKDDWMPYDPPAQAWYYNKLNISENRSVTLQINILSGKFLVEGNPIGRLPEIITTSPDYKRVFGDHIFEVRPAAEKSKAFVTAHQLRGSFYTFSHENFGLVVVERRSSGDEYELIPFTFFKEHFPYFFVNNFSHWLCKQTRTIFFRPVKFDDINFLKGESIDNFLHRFYLQNGILYDSRRKRYLVNIQSKTFKDIYSCSGVKRLELKEYVHLWLNSEEIVEHDKFKLKIELPRMDLSFGIEEKTGKLFSSEHTGMVVSNIQGGFGTLIGLKHGLLLCEDKPVVKKEYFGQHKVLIMPYAKKINFKKSKISNHQKVSIELTELFSPPYFAYNIDDRLCELRGPANQVSWVYLSLLHAMTSSSLPDPFTKLTGTESSMRLLQLERTFSCKPLEQSELHVLKYIVNLAPKRKFYNESFVQSVKWLENLQSSYAYDGLALASKMIINRANLYKEIFVAETKKKKKKKEKILTKRAYLRYRCLLNSSARLHVENEEAIGTFPKKQLAWTYINECDETMFKCKDSRLLMENFYRWNGIYFSPSNLWGFVEQKKTIEDQQVSTNFFLSISKDFNVIDSYLFLYTLAQEVHKEHFCRFEFSLLLSFLVFNGENKDLVYSLLAVAILGIDIEPPVERDYQYLNETDFDLNAIKLAINNETYSFEQYLNINREYCLDYLEREKMRNLYESLKKKALVSLENLIKSQWQYKNVDFDIHSNDIVNISNLKKKVLELFKRWNTNGKLKFFFDQVENQIYTKNAVIKINDTLISLFLNPQNAMFFPKSFELKVSMKVLPINQEAVNLFRKKSVENYNKPFGNTAQRQIQFEKVLSLFDISDNKNDALFNFMKRAMDKSCNFCSKNELFLLQENPYQNTENFFDELQMCLMTNNKKARDLWSEVSDAMKPQANDLVGNALSYGGLWRRITPVVLIPCILPLTSLSLSLLYLDNKDLLPQNIIDRIGALVVCWTAEQRAIRCLKLLQNKSSSVLSRELRNLGHENWIPSSNPEWLILELEGNFLIRPIQIDIAQSMLNANENFVQQLNMGEGKTSVIVPLLAVSLATSEQLVRVTVLRSLLNTNYEALVDKLGGLLNKRVYVVPCRRDMIINPLKFLSIHQECLKKRGLMLTTPEYRLSLDLKTLEHCRKNSDDAEQLYELRCWLRKYSRDVLDETDEILNFKYQVVYTLGEQILVDGGERRWIISQAVLRLVNKFVKDLVELFGNDYIEYYNSKTFCADSFSHIRFLSTNATMYKHLCCLIADSVLNNEIPEVSVAAKLEKSDKRFARLFITSNDVSFPQVNKRLSELFGMNSVLKEELLILRGLLCFEVLHMALQKRWRVNFGVNLMNPVSKMAVPFRAKDVAAERTEFGHPDMAIILTQISYYMSGLNDNQLDEVFKYLDKCSYKDAEYERWIEAIGLGNVPKDLHVLNGVNLDNVEQKEKLYSLLRCSMNVVNFWLNRSVYPREAKQFSYRISTSAWDLCLSKDFGNGTEKCTTGFSGTNESELLLPLTIKSNDLPQTQGTNAMVLSYLLQSENNTYYHFNSNTKTLDECILNKMVENSARVLIDVGALMLQMDNKNVSLELIKKYSTDSSVSAAVYFDKDDRLMVVDKNSYVCPFSISPYFHQPDRCVFYIDDIHTRGTDLRFPFNTLACVTLGKGLTKDRLIQACMRMRLLGNGHRVFFFAANDVHLSIKNHMESSTNTPETADVLRWAINNSCDTIRNGLIHWSSQGLRRSIKEAAESFMYNTKIIGKINRDDLKALGNWCTEDEEISLFKLYGESRLLEPASDIFMNNIKKRVEVFNNMDATKSLAEIVLSIGAEISSRSKKYLSGYKCFANNSDEEHERELEEDLEEERQVDRPGVQSPHIPKLSQEVKDLVEKGLLYHNNLEILNIDKIFKNTFQLSMLFPKGCWNPGLMVTKEFTMVIKDKKEGDNFLFEICWVIVVPPKKRSDFTRYILISSFEVNELMPIFHSTQNCVVSLHMFAPRLHRGQNIFINQNSVVLPSCRDFFLDIDLFCQLSILGGGLFFVTDEEQDAFCEFLGIQNISSGHTDSLNSSKKFKYEFQNIIKIYEKRVNFVIEVLRKRDRCVQSTTSSHVCQLLFYGTRSCIEFTAGFCHSQHFCFVIIIIYNKNEPET; from the exons ATGATTGATCAAATGGATCAAATAAACATGGTGATTCACCATGTTTTTCTAACCAGACAGTTGCCACAAACATCCGAGTGCTCAAGCCTTTCTGGAACATTAGTGCGGTTTACCTTTGATCATTTGCCTACCATAAATGCGCCAATGATGGGTTTAAAACATGTTCGCTATACAATGGAGAAATGGAAAAACACACAAAGTGTTATTGTTGATGATAAACAGATTTCAGAGGCTCTCAATGCTTTGCAACCAGGAGAAACGTTTGCTATATTTGCTCGAGCTCATAATTCAgttataacaattaaaagatatgaAGATGATCTTAATGATGCTCTTATGAGTGTATTTAGAGTAtcatcaaataatgaaaaagttaTGAGTGAGGGAGATTTGTTTCAAACTTTCCCTGAGAGAGCCGTTCGGGTTCCGTTCAAtcgatttttatttaaagcattttctGTACAAGTTGCCATACTATGCAATGaaacctttgaaaaaaaaatccaaataaaaagaaaagatcgAGACAATTTTGACACACTTAATGTTGTTGAAccaatttttgttatttcatgGTTGCTGGGAGCCATGTCTGGAACAATGCAAGGGGTTAAAAACTGTATATGTGTTCATAAAGTGATACGCGATGATGTTTTCTACGCTGGTGAATTAGAAACTCCTTGGCGTCGTTCAGGGGAATGGTTTGCAATTAAATGTGTTCTTCAATTAATGTTAGAAACAGAACTGGGGTCAGTTGAAGGAAATGTAGTTTATAAATCTATGATGATTTATATCATGATTAGTTTCCTTGACAACCTTCCTTACACTTTTGATGATAATGATATAATCATGCAGATACTAAGCAAAGTTAGTAGAAGAATGGCAAAACTGAACAACCGTATATGGGGTGAAAATAGCTATAGCGTTATTGATGATAAAGttttatccaaaaaaacaaGTCAGTGGATTGaagttgtatttaaaaaagcacacaatgttttgcaaagaaaaCGAAAAGAAGCAGACAAGCGATGGAGTGAACacataaatatttgttcaaaaCTATTGCCGAACTCTAATATATATCAGGCACGTGACCATATATCACATAAACTAAACGAAGAAGCAATTTTCCGTATAAAACAagcatttcaaaaaacaaaagaattaagTTTACACGTAAGCATTCCAAAATGTAAAAATCGATGGAATGATTTCACAACACTGTTTGATATAAATTTGTTAGTATCAGTTGCACAAAACAATCAATGTGAAGAAATCCTTTGGGATTTTGAAATGTGggtaaaaaatagtttgtggaaaaattgtaaacttaactatcttcaattttttgaatacagtgttcaaatttttgatttaatatgcaaatattttgaGATTAGTTTAAAATTCTATGAAAATGATCCTGTTGGATCAAGTCGAATGATACTAACAATATTTCTAATTATTGCTGTACTTGATTCAACTGCAATAATGGAGTGGCCATTATTGTCTGAGTACCATAGCAGCTTTGacgaaaattattttgatagtttGTTAATACCACATTATgaagatattaaatatttgcaaGCTGTTCGAATTTATTTCATCACCAGAAATATGCAATCAAAATATCCATGCATATTGTCAAATTATAATGTAAACTCGATTGGTTTTAGAATAGCAAATGAAAACCAagaaatgcaattaaaaaaaaaagaaattcttttgtaTGCTCACCAACAACGAGagcaaaaaaagaaagagtTTGAAGTCGAAAAAAGCCGTTATGATCGTTTAACGCAAGAATACGATAGAGCAACACACGATAAAAACGAGAAAGGTAAATGCATGAAGCAATGCTCAAAATgcaacataaatacaaaaattaatagtattagAGTATTGGTTTATGAAGATCCAATTCCAGAAGATTgcattttaaagcaaaatgcaATTGTATTTGAACTATCTATTCCATTGAGGATTCGATGCCTTCGCGATACTTTGTTTATTGTTCACAAGGAACTCAGTAAAAACCAATTCAAcggaataaatattaaatatttatggaAATCACATCCACAATTAAATAAATGGGTTAGCTCTGAATGTCAAAAATCCATAGTTTCTATCGGAAGTTTAACAAATGCTATATGCCCTTACGCAAACTCATCGCTAGAAAATAATTACGTACAAAATTTTCTTCGTCCGTGTGGCCTTACTATTAATCTTTTTATGCagtataggaaaaaaaaaattcaataccaAATTAAACGTAATCAACTTAAGCAAAAGTTTTTCACAATGAAAGCATGGAACAACCCTTATGAACTAAATGCAACTTGGATTACGGGAACAACTCATACAGAAAACGAGGTTTTATCGTGTCAAATTAATTGCCCATTAAATCTCAGACTTGATGAATTCAAGGTATTTGGTTCACTACGTGCTGGTCATCGCTTGCAGCTTCGAAAAATACTTAGAGCTTTGGAAATGCGTTCATTAAGTTTTGAAAGTTCATCTGTATTTGCATTGATTGCGCAAGCTTTATGGCAAGCAGGACCTgcaattaaagaaaatgttgacgatcctgttttattttttgaaagtcatGCTGATCTTCGAAATGATGAATTCTGTTCAGTACTAATTGAATGCTTATCAAAATACTTGGAAAATATCAGTAAAAACTGGAAAAAGCACAGTCAACTTCAAGTAGTTATCATTCTTGCGCTAAGAATATTTTCACTATCAAGTGAAAAGGTTCGCATAAAAGCTACTATACTACTAATGCGATGCCGGTGTATTGCTCAAACATGGGCTACTCAAATTGAAACTTTACTTTCTAGTATGATTAGATCAAGTTTAAGTGAAATATACGAAGTacgtttaaaattaattgacgTTGCTGCTTTTGCGGCGCTTACGTTTGATGTTGACGATTACCACGATTTTGTAATAAGCAAAGAAACCTTGATTTCATGGCTTTACGCAGTAGCTCGAATACATGACAATATTCTTCTTAGCAGTGATTCTCCAGATATTGAGAGGAGAAATTTACTTCGACGAGTAAGATTTGCAGGCTTACGTATGGTAACTATTGCAGTTAAAATATTAGCTTTACACGGGAACAAAATATTCAGTGAGTTTCTTAGTTTTAAATGGCCAGATTTTTCTAAAGGCATTTGTAAAGATGATTGGATGCCATACGATCCACCTGCTCAAGCATGGTATTATAATAAGTTGAATATTTCTGAAAATCGGTCAGTAACattgcaaataaatattttaagtgggAAGTTTTTAGTTGAAGGAAATCCAATAGGAAGACTTCCTGAAATAATTACTACATCACCAGATTACAAACGTGTTTTTGGTGACCACATTTTCGAGGTTCGCCCAGCGGCAGAAAAATCTAAAGCGTTTGTAACTGCACACCAGTTGCGAGGCTCTTTTTACACATTTTCTCACGAAAATTTTGGACTTGTTGTTGTAGAGCGGCGTAGCTCAGGAGATGAGTATGAACTTATaccatttactttttttaaagagcaCTTCCCATACTTTTTCGTAAATAACTTTAGCCATTGGTTATGTAAACAAACAAGGACTATCTTTTTTCGACCAGTTAAGTTtgatgatattaattttttaaaaggagaatctattgataattttttgcacCGCTTTTATTTACAGAATGGAATTTTATACGACTCACGGAGAAAACGATATTTAGTTAACATTCAAAGCAAAACTTTTAAGGATATTTATAGTTGCAGTGGTGTTAAGCGCCTTGAGCTAAAAGAATATGTTCACTTATGGTTAAACAGTGAAGAAATAGTAGAACAcgataaatttaaacttaagatTGAACTTCCTCGAATGGATCTTTCTTTTGGAATTGAAGAAAAAACCGGAAAACTATTTTCTAGTGAGCACACCGGAATGGTTGTTTCTAATATTCAAGGTGGTTTTGGGACACTTATAGGTTTGAAACACGGCCTTTTACTATGCGAAGATAAACCAGtagttaaaaaagaatattttggtCAGCATAAAGTATTGATTATGccatatgcaaaaaaaattaattttaaaaaatctaaaatttctaaTCATCAAAAAGTAAGTATTGAACTTACAGAACTATTTTCCCCTCCGTACTTTGCATACAACATTGATGATAGACTTTGTGAGCTACGAGGTCCTGCTAATCAAGTATCTTGGGTATATCTTTCTTTACTTCATGCTATGACTTCAAGTTCTCTTCCAGATCCTTTTACAAAGTTAACTGGAACAGAATCGTCTATGCGTTTGTTACAGCTTGAACGCACTTTCTCTTGCAAACCTTTAGAACAAAGTGAActccatgttttaaaatatattgtcaaCTTGGCTCCAAAAcgtaaattttataatgaaagtTTTGTGCAATCTGTTAAATGGTTAGAAAACCTTCAATCATCGTACGCGTATGATGGCTTGGCCTTAGCATCGAAAATGATAATAAATCGTGCAAATttgtataaagaaatatttgttgctgaaactaaaaagaaaaaaaagaaaaaagaaaaaatacttacaaaaagaGCATATTTGCGTTATAGGTGTCTGTTAAATTCATCTGCTCGTTTACATGTCGAAAATGAGGAAGCCATTGGTACGTTTCCCAAGAAACAATTAGCTTGGACGTACATAAATGAATGTGATGAGACaatgtttaaatgcaaagaTTCAAGGTTGCTGATGGAAAATTTCTATCGATGGAATGGCATTTACTTTTCCCCTTCTAATTTGTGGGGCTTTgtcgaacaaaaaaaaacaattgaagatCAACAAGtttctacaaatttttttttgtctatatcaaaagattttaatgttatagatagttatttgtttttatacacACTGGCTCAAGAGGTTCATAAAGAACATTTTTGTCGCTTTGaattttctttgttattatcttttttagtGTTTAACGGAGAAAATAAAGATTTGGTATATAGCCTTTTAGCTGTAGCAATCCTTGGGATTGATATAGAACCACCTGTTGAAAGAGATTACCAGTATCTTAACGAAACAGATTTTGATTTGAATGCAATAAAGTTAGCAATTAATAATGAAACATATTCATTTGAACAATACCTAAATATAAATAGAGAGTATTGTCTAGACTATCtagaaagagaaaaaatgaGAAATCTctatgaaagtttaaaaaagaaagctttAGTATCTCTTGAAAATCTTATAAAATCACAATGGCAGTATAAGAATGTTGATTTTGATATTCACTCTAATGATATCGTTAATATTtctaatcttaaaaaaaaagttttagaactATTTAAAAGGTGGAATACTAATGGTAAACTCAAATTCTTTTTTGACCAAGttgaaaatcaaatatatactaaaaatgctgttataaaaattaatgatacactaatttcattgtttttgaATCCCCAAAATGCAATGTTCTTTCCGAAATCTTTTGAACTTAAAGTGTCAATGAAAGTTCTTCCAATAAATCAAGAAGCCGTGaatttgttcagaaaaaaatctgttgaaaattataataaacctTTTGGTAATACTGCTCAAAGACAAATTCAATTTGAGAAAGTACTTtcactttttgatatttcagataataaaaatgatgctctttttaattttatgaaaagagCTATGGACAAAAGTTGCAACTTTTGCagtaaaaatgaattatttcttttacaagAAAATCCATATCAAAACACTGAAAATTTTTTCGATGAATTACAAATGTGCTTAatgacaaataataaaaaagcaaggGATTTGTGGAGTGAAGTATCTGATGCAATGAAACCGCAAGCTAATGATTTAGTTGGTAATGCTCTTTCTTATGGAGGGTTGTGGAGAAGAATTACTCCTGTTGTCTTAATACCTTGTATACTACCATTAACATCATTATCACTCTCCTTACTTTATCTTGATAATAAAGATTTACTTCCACAAAACATTATTGACCGTATTGGCGCGTTAGTAGTTTGTTGGACAGCCGAACAGAGAGCTATCCGTTGTCTAAAACTACTTCAAAATAAATCATCATCTGTTCTTTCTCGTGAACTGAGAAATTTAGGTCATGAAAATTGGATTCCCTCGTCGAATCCTGAGTGGCTCATTCTTGAATTGGAAGGAAATTTTCTAATTCGTCCTATTCAGATTGATATTGCTCAAAGTATGCTGAATGcaaatgaaaattttgttcAACAGCTAAATATGGGAGAAGGAAAAACCAGTGTAATTGTTCCTTTACTTGCAGTATCTTTAGCTACATCTGAGCAGCTTGTTCGAGTAACTGTTTTACGTTCACTTTTAAACACAAACTACGAAGCACTTGTTGACAAACTTGGCGGGCTATTAAATAAACGGGTTTATGTTGTTCCCTGTCGCAGAGATATGATAATAaatcctttaaaatttttatctattcaCCAAGAATGTCTTAAAAAACGTGGGTTGATGCTTACAACTCCTGAATACCGATTGTctcttgatttaaaaacattggAGCATTGTCGTAAAAACTCAGATGATGCGGAACAACTTTATGAGTTGCGTTGTTGGCTTCGGAAGTACTCTCGAGATGTGTTGGACGAAACAGatgaaatattaaactttaaataccAAGTTGTATATACACTTGGAGAACAAATACTTGTTGATGGAGGTGAACGCAGATGGATAATTTCTCAGGCAGTTTTGAGGTTGGTTAACAAATTTGTAAAAGATCTAGTGGAGTTATTTGGAAATGATTATATAGAATACTATAACAGCAAAACATTTTGTGCTGACTCGTTTTCTCATATTAGATTTCTTAGTACTAACGCAACGATGTACAAACACTTGTGTTGCTTAATTGCTGATTCAGTTCTTAATAATGAAATTCCAGAGGTCTCAGTAGCAGCAAAATTAGAGAAAAGTGATAAAAGATTTGCTCGATTATTTATTACTTCTAATGACGTTAGCTTTCCACAAGTAAACAAACGCTTATCTGAACTTTTTGGTATGAATTCAGTTTTAAAGGAAGAGTTATTGATTTTAAGGGGGTTACTGTGTTTTGAGGTGTTGCATATGGCACTTCAAAAACGCTGGAGAGTTAACTTTGGTGTTAATCTTATGAACCCCGTTTCAAAAATGGCTGTACCGTTTAGAGCAAAAGATGTTGCTGCAGAACGAACTGAATTTGGGCACCCTGATATGGCAATTATTTTGACACAGATTAGTTACTATATGAGTGGTCTTAATGATAATCAGTTAGATGAAGTATTTAAATACTTAGATAAATGTTCATATAAAGATGCTGAATATGAAAGATGGATCGAAGCTATTGGACTTGGTAATGTACCAAAAGATCTGCATGTTTTAAATGGAGTAAATCTTGACAACgttgaacaaaaagaaaaattatattcattactACGCTGCAGCATGAATGTAGTAAACTTTTGGTTGAATAGATCTGTTTATCCACGAGAAGCAAAGCAATTTTCTTACAGAATTTCAACCTCAGCTTGGgatctttgtttatcaaaagaTTTTGGTAATGGAACTGAAAAATGCACTACTGGATTCAGTGGAACAAACGAGTCTGAGTTACTTTTACCACTGACTATTAAAAGTAATGATTTACCACAAACACAAGGTACTAATGCAATGGTGCTAAGCTATTTACTTCAATCTGAAAACAACACTTACTATCATTTTAACTCAAACACAAAAACTTTGGATgaatgtatattaaataaaatggtagAAAATAGCGCACGTGTGTTGATTGATGTTGGGGCCCTTATGTTACAAATGgacaataaaaatgtttctttggaACTGATTAAAAAGTATTCTACTGATTCTTCAGTCTCTGCAGCggtttattttgataaagacGATAGATTGATGGTGgttgataaaaatagttatgttTGTCCGTTTTCTATTTCTCCCTATTTTCATCAACCTGATCGTTGTGTATTCTATATTGATGACATTCATACACGAGGAACAGACCTGAGATTTCCATTCAATACTCTTGCATGTGTTACATTAGGCAAAGGACTTACAAAAGATCGCCTCATTCAAGCTTGCATGCGAATGCGATTATTGGGCAATGGCCATCGCGTGTTTTTCTTTGCTGCAAATGATGTTCATTTATCTATTAAAAACCATATGGAATCTAGTACGAATACACCAGAAACTGCTGATGTCCTTCGATGGGCTATTAATAACAGTTGTGACACTATTCGAAATGGGCTTATACATTGGTCTTCACAAGGACTCCGCCGTTCTATTAAAGAAGCAGCAGaatcatttatgtataatactaaaattataGGTAAGATAAACCGTGATGACTTAAAAGCACTAGGCAATTGGTGTACAGAAGATGAAGAAATTTCTTTGTTCAAACTTTATGGCGAATCACGCTTATTAGAACCTGCTTCtgatatttttatgaataatattaaaaagcgcgtagaagtatttaataatatggATGCAACCAAGTCTTTAGCTGAAATAGTATTGTCAATTGGAGCAGAAATTTCTTCTCGCTCCAAAAAGTATCTATCTGGGTATAAATGTTTCGCTAATAATTCTGACGAGGAGCACGAAAGAGAACTTGAAGAAGATCTTGAGGAAGAACGTCAAGTTGATCGACCTGGAGTTCAGTCTCCTCATATTCCAAAATTGTCACAAGAAGTTAAAGATTTAGTTGAAAAAGGTCTTTTATATCACAATAATcttgaaatattaaacattgataaaatatttaagaatacaTTTCAACTTTCAATGTTGTTTCCAAAAGGTTGTTGGAATCCTGGTTTAATGGTTACTAAAGAATTTACTATggttataaaagataaaaaagaaggagataattttctttttgagaTTTGTTGGGTAATTGTTGTTCCTCCTAAGAAAAGGTCAGATTTTACCCGTTACATTCTGATAAGTTCCTTTGAAGTTAACGAGTTGATGCCAATTTTTCATTCAACACAAAACTGTGTTGTGAGTTTGCATATGTTTGCGCCTCGTTTGCATCGCGgtcaaaatatctttattaatcaaaattctGTCGTTCTTCCAAGCTGTAGAGATTTCTTTTTAgatattgatttattttgtcAACTGTCTATACTTGGAGGTGGACTTTTTTTTGTGACGGACGAGGAGCAGGACGCTTTTTGTGAGTTTCTTGGAATACAAAATATATCTTCAGGTCACACAGATAGTTTAAacagttcaaaaaaatttaaatatgagtttcaaaatattattaagatatatgAAAAACgtgtaaattttgtaattgaGGTATTGCGTAAACGTGATCGGTGTGTGCAGTCAACAACATCTTCGCATGTTTGTCAGTTATTATTTTACGGAACAAGATCTTGTATAGAATTTACAG cCGGATTTTGTCATAgtcaacatttttgttttgtaatcataattatttacaacaaaaatgaaCCTGAAACATGA